A window from Dioscorea cayenensis subsp. rotundata cultivar TDr96_F1 unplaced genomic scaffold, TDr96_F1_v2_PseudoChromosome.rev07_lg8_w22 25.fasta BLBR01000074.1, whole genome shotgun sequence encodes these proteins:
- the LOC120253379 gene encoding probable cadmium/zinc-transporting ATPase HMA1, chloroplastic isoform X2: MISPAGRTTMDSLPFATTPLRFLASCRGTPSLINITSYPSPIVASLPPLRLKPFPSPSPSRSLLILPPRRTGCRSHGCLHDHSHHHHHDQHHHYHHHHHGHEGGGGELTRAQEVVLRFAKMVGWVNLANFLREHLQLCCCSMGLLLLAAACPYALPTRVVRASQNALIAVAFPLVGISSALDAVVNIAGGKINIHVLMALAAYASIFMGNALEGGLLLAMFNLAHIAEEYFTSRSMIDVKELKDNYPDHALVLEVNDDQPVQFLKLNYKKIPVSDLEVGSFILVRAGEAVPVDGEVFQGASTVTIEHLTGEAKPLERKVGDAIPGGARNLEGMMTIKVSKSWKDSTLSKIVQLTEEGQLNKAKLQRWLDEFGEHYSKVVVALSLGVALLGPFLFKWPFIGSPGALFIVPWGLWLQHHLVHWLLPL, encoded by the exons ATGATCTCACCTGCTGGCAGAACTACGATGGATTCCCTTCCTTTCGCTACCACACCCCTCCGCTTCCTTGCCTCCTGCCGAGGAACTCCCTCACTGATCAACATCACCTCCTACCCATCGCCAATTGTTGCCTCCCTCCCTCCTCTTCGGCTGAAACCCTTCCCTTCTCCCTCTCCCTCCAGGTCGTTGCTGATCTTACCTCCCCGGCGGACTGGTTGTCGCTCTCATGGATGCCTTCATGATCattctcatcaccatcatcatgaTCAACACCATCAttatcaccatcaccaccatggGCATGAAGGAGGTGGGGGGGAGTTGACCCGGGCTCAAGAAGTAGTCTTGAGGTTCGCTAAGATGGTGGGCTGGGTTAATCTCGCGAACTTCCTGAGGGAACATCTCCAGCTTTGCTGCTGTTCCATGGGTCTGCTCCTTCTTGCTGCCGCTTGCCCTTATGCCCTTCCGACCCGGGTTGTAAGGGCTTCTCAGAACGCTCTCATTGCTGTCGCATTCCCTCTTGTTGGG ATCTCATCAGCACTTGATGCTGTTGTAAACATAGCTGGtggaaaaataaacatacatgtCCTCATGGCTCTTGCTGCATATGCGTCAATTTTCATGGGCAATGCCTTGGAAGGAGGCTTGCTTCTTGCAATGTTTAATCTTGCCCACATtg CTGAAGAATATTTTACAAGCCGGTCAATGATTGATGTCAAAGAATTGAAGGACAATTATCCCGATCATGCACTAGTGTTGGAAGTCAATGATGATCAGCCGGTTCAATTTTTGAAATTGAATTACAAAAAGATTCCTGTTAGTGACCTTGAAGTTGGATCTTTTATTCTGGTCAGAGCTGGTGAG GCTGTGCCAGTGGATGGTGAAGTTTTTCAAGGAGCATCTACTGTTACTATTGAGCATTTGACTGGGGAAGCAAAGCCACTTGAGAGGAAAGTGGGGGATGCTATCCCTGGTGGTGCGAGGAACTTGGAAGGAATGATGACTATAAAG GTAAGCAAGTCGTGGAAAGATTCAACATTGAGCAAAATTGTTCAATTGACTGAAGAAGGGCAGCTAAACAAAGCGAAACTACAAAGGTGGCTGGATGAATTTGGTGAACATTATAGCAAGGTAGTTGTAGCTCTATCTTTGGGAGTTGCTCTTCTTGGGCCATTTCTTTTCAAGTGGCCCTTTATTGGTTCTCCAG GGGCTCTGTTTATCGTGCCTTGGGGCTTATGGTTGCAGCATCACCTTGTGCATTGGCTGTTGCCCCTCTAG
- the LOC120253379 gene encoding probable cadmium/zinc-transporting ATPase HMA1, chloroplastic isoform X1, protein MISPAGRTTMDSLPFATTPLRFLASCRGTPSLINITSYPSPIVASLPPLRLKPFPSPSPSRSLLILPPRRTGCRSHGCLHDHSHHHHHDQHHHYHHHHHGHEGGGGELTRAQEVVLRFAKMVGWVNLANFLREHLQLCCCSMGLLLLAAACPYALPTRVVRASQNALIAVAFPLVGISSALDAVVNIAGGKINIHVLMALAAYASIFMGNALEGGLLLAMFNLAHIAEEYFTSRSMIDVKELKDNYPDHALVLEVNDDQPVQFLKLNYKKIPVSDLEVGSFILVRAGEAVPVDGEVFQGASTVTIEHLTGEAKPLERKVGDAIPGGARNLEGMMTIKVSKSWKDSTLSKIVQLTEEGQLNKAKLQRWLDEFGEHYSKVVVALSLGVALLGPFLFKWPFIGSPVSRGSVYRALGLMVAASPCALAVAPLAYAIAISSCASKGILLKGGRVLDALAACQIIAFDKTGTLTTGKLMCKAIEPIHGHFVGLNKSHFSSCCVPSCEKEALAVAAAMEKGTTHPIGRSV, encoded by the exons ATGATCTCACCTGCTGGCAGAACTACGATGGATTCCCTTCCTTTCGCTACCACACCCCTCCGCTTCCTTGCCTCCTGCCGAGGAACTCCCTCACTGATCAACATCACCTCCTACCCATCGCCAATTGTTGCCTCCCTCCCTCCTCTTCGGCTGAAACCCTTCCCTTCTCCCTCTCCCTCCAGGTCGTTGCTGATCTTACCTCCCCGGCGGACTGGTTGTCGCTCTCATGGATGCCTTCATGATCattctcatcaccatcatcatgaTCAACACCATCAttatcaccatcaccaccatggGCATGAAGGAGGTGGGGGGGAGTTGACCCGGGCTCAAGAAGTAGTCTTGAGGTTCGCTAAGATGGTGGGCTGGGTTAATCTCGCGAACTTCCTGAGGGAACATCTCCAGCTTTGCTGCTGTTCCATGGGTCTGCTCCTTCTTGCTGCCGCTTGCCCTTATGCCCTTCCGACCCGGGTTGTAAGGGCTTCTCAGAACGCTCTCATTGCTGTCGCATTCCCTCTTGTTGGG ATCTCATCAGCACTTGATGCTGTTGTAAACATAGCTGGtggaaaaataaacatacatgtCCTCATGGCTCTTGCTGCATATGCGTCAATTTTCATGGGCAATGCCTTGGAAGGAGGCTTGCTTCTTGCAATGTTTAATCTTGCCCACATtg CTGAAGAATATTTTACAAGCCGGTCAATGATTGATGTCAAAGAATTGAAGGACAATTATCCCGATCATGCACTAGTGTTGGAAGTCAATGATGATCAGCCGGTTCAATTTTTGAAATTGAATTACAAAAAGATTCCTGTTAGTGACCTTGAAGTTGGATCTTTTATTCTGGTCAGAGCTGGTGAG GCTGTGCCAGTGGATGGTGAAGTTTTTCAAGGAGCATCTACTGTTACTATTGAGCATTTGACTGGGGAAGCAAAGCCACTTGAGAGGAAAGTGGGGGATGCTATCCCTGGTGGTGCGAGGAACTTGGAAGGAATGATGACTATAAAG GTAAGCAAGTCGTGGAAAGATTCAACATTGAGCAAAATTGTTCAATTGACTGAAGAAGGGCAGCTAAACAAAGCGAAACTACAAAGGTGGCTGGATGAATTTGGTGAACATTATAGCAAGGTAGTTGTAGCTCTATCTTTGGGAGTTGCTCTTCTTGGGCCATTTCTTTTCAAGTGGCCCTTTATTGGTTCTCCAG TTTCCAGGGGCTCTGTTTATCGTGCCTTGGGGCTTATGGTTGCAGCATCACCTTGTGCATTGGCTGTTGCCCCTCTAGCTTATGCTATCGCAATAAGTTCATGTGCAAGTAAG GGAATACTGCTAAAGGGAGGGCGTGTATTAGATGCCCTTGCAGCTTGCCAGATTATTGCATTTGATAAAACTGGGACGCTTACAACAGGAAAGCTTATGTGCAAGGCCATTGAACCCATTCATGGGCATTTTGTTGGACTGAACAAGTCTCATTTTTCATCTTGTTGTGTTCCTAGCTGTGAAAAAGAAGCTCTAGCTGTAGCTGCAGCCATGGAAAAGGGTACCACACATCCGATTGGAAGGTCAGTGTAA